The following proteins are encoded in a genomic region of Roseinatronobacter sp. S2:
- a CDS encoding head-tail adaptor protein, with translation MSARAPQLTRALVLESPVTVPDGAGGFSTTWQALGTLWAEIRAGSGRERLAALGPLGEVRLRITLRAAPQGSGRRPRPDQRLRDGARIFRILAVAEADAQGRYLICTAIEEAPA, from the coding sequence ATGAGTGCGCGCGCCCCCCAACTGACCCGCGCGCTGGTGCTGGAGTCGCCTGTGACCGTGCCCGATGGCGCGGGCGGGTTTTCCACCACATGGCAGGCCCTTGGCACGCTTTGGGCTGAAATCCGTGCAGGCAGCGGGCGCGAACGTCTGGCAGCGCTTGGCCCTTTGGGTGAAGTGCGGCTGCGCATCACCTTGCGCGCGGCCCCCCAAGGGTCCGGCCGCCGCCCCCGCCCTGACCAGCGCCTGCGCGACGGTGCGCGCATTTTCCGCATTCTGGCGGTGGCGGAGGCGGACGCGCAAGGCCGCTACCTGATCTGCACCGCCATTGAGGAGGCCCCCGCATGA
- a CDS encoding DUF3168 domain-containing protein, whose amino-acid sequence MSYAMAPALQAAIFQHLANDATLQAALQGAIYDAIPPATPPATYALIGTEDAVDRSDKTGAGAEHRLTIAVVTNATGFLAAKDIAARICDVLDTPPLPALARGRLVGLWFDRAQARKLEGNQTRRIDLRFRARVEDNT is encoded by the coding sequence ATGAGCTACGCCATGGCACCCGCGCTGCAAGCCGCGATTTTCCAGCATCTGGCCAATGATGCCACGTTGCAGGCGGCCTTGCAGGGCGCGATCTATGACGCCATCCCGCCTGCCACGCCCCCCGCAACCTATGCGCTGATCGGCACCGAAGACGCGGTTGACCGGTCCGACAAGACGGGCGCGGGGGCAGAACACCGCCTGACGATTGCCGTGGTCACCAATGCCACAGGGTTTCTGGCCGCCAAGGACATTGCCGCGCGCATTTGCGATGTGCTGGACACGCCCCCCCTGCCTGCGCTGGCGCGCGGGCGTCTGGTGGGGCTGTGGTTTGACCGCGCGCAGGCCCGCAAGCTGGAAGGCAACCAGACCCGCCGCATCGACCTGCGCTTTCGTGCGCGGGTCGAAGACAACACCTGA
- a CDS encoding phage major tail protein, TP901-1 family has product MGAQNGKDLLIKVDMTGDGQFETMAGLRATRVSFNAETIDVTSLSSTGGWRELLGGAGAKSASISGAGVFRDAGTDERARAIFFNGETPDFQVIIPDFGVIEGPFMITGLDYAGSHNGEATFEVSLASAGRLDFVAA; this is encoded by the coding sequence ATGGGCGCACAAAACGGCAAGGACCTGCTGATCAAGGTCGACATGACTGGTGATGGCCAGTTTGAAACAATGGCAGGGCTGCGCGCCACGCGCGTGTCCTTCAACGCCGAAACGATTGATGTCACATCGCTGTCCTCAACAGGGGGCTGGCGCGAATTGTTGGGGGGCGCTGGCGCGAAATCGGCCAGCATATCGGGCGCGGGCGTGTTTCGCGATGCGGGCACGGATGAGCGCGCGCGCGCCATTTTCTTCAATGGCGAGACGCCGGATTTTCAGGTCATCATCCCTGATTTCGGGGTCATTGAAGGGCCGTTCATGATTACCGGCCTTGATTACGCAGGCAGCCATAATGGCGAGGCCACATTTGAAGTGTCGCTGGCGTCGGCCGGCCGGCTAGATTTCGTGGCGGCGTGA
- a CDS encoding gene transfer agent family protein, with product MANPFAGEVTLTIDGQPHVLRLTLGALAELETAMGTDTILALVERFEGGQFSSRDVLALVVAGLRGGGWQGSAADLMCAEIDGGLQGAARVAASLLAHAFTPPP from the coding sequence ATGGCCAACCCTTTCGCGGGCGAGGTGACGCTGACCATTGACGGGCAACCTCATGTGCTGCGCCTGACGCTTGGCGCGCTGGCGGAGTTGGAAACCGCCATGGGCACCGACACCATTCTGGCACTGGTCGAACGGTTTGAAGGCGGGCAGTTTTCCAGCCGCGATGTGCTGGCGCTGGTGGTGGCGGGCCTGCGCGGGGGCGGCTGGCAGGGCAGCGCGGCGGATCTGATGTGCGCGGAAATCGACGGCGGCTTGCAGGGCGCTGCACGCGTGGCGGCCAGCCTGCTGGCGCATGCCTTCACCCCACCGCCATGA
- a CDS encoding rcc01693 family protein — translation MTTPPPFDWPALMRLGLHRLRLHPRDFWALTPVELMIMLGLDSAPAPLTRARLEDLAARYPDQVKGPQS, via the coding sequence ATGACCACCCCGCCCCCCTTTGACTGGCCCGCGCTGATGCGCCTTGGCCTGCACCGGTTGCGCCTGCACCCGCGCGATTTCTGGGCGCTGACGCCGGTGGAATTGATGATCATGCTGGGGCTGGACAGCGCCCCCGCCCCCCTGACCCGCGCACGGCTGGAAGATCTGGCCGCGCGTTACCCCGACCAAGTGAAAGGGCCGCAATCATGA
- a CDS encoding phage tail tape measure protein: protein MSRISDFETQIDALESRLGQSAGLVADFDAELAQLGRSLTFTGREVDSLSRNFGSGLRRAFDGVVFDGMRLQDALRGVAQSMSQSVYNTAMRPVQNAFGSALAQGVAGMMGSVMPFAAGGAFSAGRVMPFAKGGVVSQATAFPMRGGGTGLMGEAGPEAIMPLSRGPDGRLGVRAAGGGGGSMTVTINVTTPDVAGFERSQTQIAAQMQRLLAQGQRNR from the coding sequence ATGAGCCGCATTTCCGATTTTGAAACCCAGATTGACGCGCTTGAATCGCGCCTTGGCCAGTCTGCCGGGCTGGTTGCGGATTTTGACGCCGAACTTGCCCAACTGGGCCGCAGCCTGACATTTACAGGGCGCGAAGTGGACAGCCTGTCGCGCAATTTCGGGTCGGGTCTGCGCCGTGCCTTTGATGGTGTGGTGTTTGACGGGATGCGGTTGCAGGACGCGCTGCGCGGTGTGGCGCAAAGCATGTCGCAATCGGTCTACAACACTGCCATGCGCCCTGTGCAAAACGCGTTCGGGTCCGCGTTGGCCCAAGGGGTGGCGGGGATGATGGGGTCGGTCATGCCATTTGCGGCAGGGGGCGCGTTCAGTGCGGGGCGCGTGATGCCGTTTGCCAAGGGCGGTGTGGTCAGCCAGGCCACGGCCTTTCCCATGCGCGGGGGGGGCACAGGGCTGATGGGCGAGGCCGGACCAGAAGCCATCATGCCGCTGTCGCGTGGCCCCGACGGGCGTTTGGGCGTGCGTGCGGCAGGCGGCGGGGGGGGCAGCATGACTGTCACCATCAATGTCACCACCCCCGATGTTGCGGGGTTTGAACGCAGCCAGACCCAGATCGCCGCGCAAATGCAGCGCCTGCTGGCGCAAGGGCAGCGCAACCGCTGA
- a CDS encoding DUF2460 domain-containing protein, whose protein sequence is MAFHDIRFPPALSFGALGGPERRTEIVRLANGFEERNSPWSASRRRYDAGTGLRALDDLETLIAFFEARHGMLHAFRWKDWGDFRSAPASVDVTAYDQLLGHGDGQSRSFALRKAYASGAQTYWRAIAKPVAGSVLAALGQDALLAGNDYSVDVARGVVTFMRPPENGVEIRAGFEFDVPVRFDTDMLQISVASFRAGEVPKVPVVEVRL, encoded by the coding sequence ATGGCATTTCACGACATCAGATTTCCGCCCGCGCTAAGTTTCGGCGCCTTGGGCGGGCCGGAGCGGCGCACCGAAATCGTGCGCCTTGCCAACGGGTTTGAAGAACGCAACAGCCCGTGGTCCGCATCGCGCAGGCGCTATGACGCGGGCACGGGGCTGCGTGCGCTGGATGATCTGGAAACGCTGATCGCGTTCTTTGAGGCGCGCCACGGCATGCTGCATGCCTTCCGCTGGAAGGATTGGGGCGATTTCCGGTCTGCGCCTGCATCGGTGGACGTTACCGCCTATGATCAGTTGCTGGGCCATGGGGACGGGCAGTCGCGCAGTTTTGCGCTGCGCAAGGCCTATGCGTCGGGCGCACAGACCTATTGGCGCGCGATCGCCAAACCCGTGGCAGGCAGTGTTCTGGCAGCACTTGGGCAGGACGCGCTGCTGGCGGGCAATGATTACAGCGTGGACGTGGCGCGCGGCGTGGTCACATTCATGCGCCCGCCGGAAAATGGCGTGGAAATCCGCGCCGGGTTCGAATTCGATGTGCCGGTGCGGTTTGACACCGATATGCTGCAAATCTCCGTGGCTAGTTTCCGCGCGGGCGAAGTGCCCAAAGTGCCGGTGGTCGAGGTGCGCTTATGA
- a CDS encoding DUF2163 domain-containing protein codes for MSGLQPHLDSGATTIARAWSVTRADGVVLGFTDHDADLAFDGVTFAANAGLSARALEQVTGLAVDNSEAVGALMDAGLSESDIMAGRYDGAGLVIWQVNWADVAQRQILFRGSLGEITRAGGAFRAELRGLSEALNTQGGRVYHAACAAVLGDGACRFDLNTPGYFVQVPLVAVRGAELRFAPVPSISAGWFNHGRALVQSGQAAGLVGLVRHDQTGADGARVITLWDSIRAPLVAGDMVRLDAGCDKQAGTCRLKFANFLNFRGFPHIPGDDWMTAYPRQGQPNRGGRIRG; via the coding sequence ATGAGTGGCCTGCAACCCCATCTGGACAGCGGGGCCACCACGATTGCGCGCGCATGGTCTGTCACCCGCGCCGATGGTGTGGTTCTGGGCTTTACCGACCATGATGCCGATCTGGCATTCGATGGCGTGACATTCGCCGCAAATGCGGGTCTGAGCGCACGCGCGCTGGAACAGGTCACTGGGCTGGCGGTGGACAATTCCGAAGCGGTCGGCGCGCTGATGGATGCGGGCCTGAGCGAGTCGGACATCATGGCGGGGCGCTATGACGGGGCAGGGCTGGTCATCTGGCAGGTGAACTGGGCCGATGTCGCGCAACGCCAGATCCTGTTTCGCGGCAGTTTGGGCGAGATTACGCGCGCAGGCGGGGCGTTTCGCGCCGAATTGCGCGGGCTGTCCGAGGCGCTGAACACCCAAGGCGGGCGCGTCTATCACGCGGCCTGTGCGGCGGTGCTGGGCGACGGGGCATGCCGGTTTGACCTGAACACGCCGGGGTATTTTGTGCAGGTGCCGCTGGTGGCGGTGCGCGGGGCAGAATTGCGTTTTGCGCCCGTGCCATCAATCAGCGCGGGCTGGTTCAACCATGGCCGCGCCCTTGTCCAAAGCGGGCAGGCGGCGGGGCTGGTGGGGCTGGTGCGGCACGACCAGACTGGCGCGGATGGTGCGCGTGTGATCACGCTGTGGGACAGCATTCGCGCGCCGCTTGTCGCGGGCGACATGGTGCGGCTGGACGCAGGCTGCGACAAGCAGGCCGGAACCTGCCGGTTGAAATTTGCCAATTTCCTGAATTTTCGGGGCTTTCCCCATATTCCGGGCGATGACTGGATGACGGCTTATCCCCGTCAGGGCCAGCCCAATCGCGGCGGCAGGATCAGGGGCTAG
- a CDS encoding glycoside hydrolase/phage tail family protein — MATIVLAAAGAAIGSGFGGAVFGLSGMVIGRAVGATMGRMIDQRLMGGAGGGSQLIEGGRIERLRLTGASDGTPVAQVWGRVRLGGQVIWASDFVERRRTSGGGGGGSKSPPEPTVRTYSYSVSLAVALCEGPILGVGRIWADGQEITPADLNLRIYIGGEDQLPDPLIDAVQGAGHAPAYRGIAYVVIEDLALGAYGNRVPQFSFEVIRATPAPDPQSAPQTLADHLRAVALMPGSGDFALSTTPVYTHKGPALLNQPKEVPENLNSPTGRVDLLASLDGLARELPNCGSSLLIVSWFGDDLRAGSCRVEPKVEYSNRVAPAAPWVVAGRTAAQTPQVPRVDGRPVYGGTPSDASVRQAIAALKARGQKVVYYPFILMDILPGNTLPDPWSDASTQPHLPWRGRITTSKAPGESGSPDGTADAAAEVAAFFGTAQASDFTISDGSVSYSGPLEWRYRRFILHQAALCAAAGGVDAFCIGSEMRALTQIRGADNSFPAVAALIALAADVRAILGPDVKLTYAADWSEYFGYITAGGDRFFHLDPLWADDNIDFIGIDNYMPLSDWRDGTDHLDAHWGDVHNLDYLKANVAGGEGYDWYYASDTDRAAQNRTPIVDASDWGEDWIWRTKDLAGWWGNDHHDRVNGVRSAQPTAWVPRSKPFWFTEYGCAAIDRGTNQPNVFVDPKSSESALPYFSRGWRDDAIQMQYFRAMGDYWADPAHNPVSELYNGPMVDMSRAHAWAWDARPYPWFPGNRTLWSDGANWALGHWLTGRATGQPLDAVIAAICAAAGMPHVDVTRVHGVVRGFAAPSTDSARAMVQSLMLAYGVDVAERDGKLVFAMRHARPQARLTRDDLVQGQGGDLTLVRAPQADLTGRIRLGYVEEGADFDLRLAEAAFPDDSALRAAGSDLPLVMTAGEAQLIVQRWLAESRVARDTARFALPPSSALGAGDVVALDTDDGTDAVSGLWRIDRAIVSDAREVEATRVEPGLYGWGDTGRDGDMLTGFEAPAPVQALFLDLPLITGEEVPQAPWLAVTAQPWGGAVAVHLAGAGGAFQLDAMIGAPARVGITQTALFAAPAGLWDRGPALRVQMVSGALETLAPEDVLSGANLMAIGTGAEWEVFQFSEAELVAPDTYDLRLRLRGQQGTDGVMPQVWPAGAVVVMVDDRLAQLGLPLDALGLERTYRIGPASRPLTDSSHRDQSVVFAGVGLRPYRPVHLRAQVQAGGDVALSWVRRTRRGGDGWGVADVALSEVAERYVVRVVQGGQVLREQVVDSPAWAYALAAQQADGAGASFGVEVAQLSDVVGPGPFARLDVTL, encoded by the coding sequence ATGGCAACCATAGTGCTTGCAGCGGCCGGTGCGGCCATCGGATCAGGGTTTGGCGGGGCGGTTTTCGGCCTGTCGGGCATGGTCATCGGGCGCGCGGTGGGCGCCACGATGGGGCGCATGATCGATCAGCGCCTGATGGGGGGTGCGGGGGGCGGATCGCAATTAATCGAAGGGGGACGGATTGAACGCCTGCGCCTGACCGGCGCATCTGACGGCACACCCGTGGCGCAGGTCTGGGGGCGGGTGCGGCTGGGCGGGCAGGTTATCTGGGCCAGCGATTTTGTGGAACGCAGGCGCACCAGCGGGGGCGGCGGCGGTGGCAGCAAATCGCCGCCAGAACCTACTGTGCGCACCTACAGCTATTCGGTGTCGCTGGCGGTGGCGCTGTGCGAAGGCCCCATTCTGGGGGTTGGGCGCATCTGGGCGGACGGGCAGGAAATAACACCTGCTGACCTGAACCTGCGCATCTATATAGGGGGGGAGGACCAGTTGCCCGACCCGCTGATTGATGCCGTCCAAGGGGCGGGGCACGCGCCGGCCTATCGCGGGATTGCCTATGTCGTGATCGAGGATCTGGCCCTTGGTGCTTATGGCAACCGCGTGCCGCAATTCAGTTTCGAAGTGATCCGCGCCACACCGGCACCTGACCCCCAATCCGCCCCCCAGACACTGGCCGATCATTTGCGCGCTGTGGCCCTGATGCCCGGCAGCGGGGATTTCGCGCTGTCTACTACGCCCGTTTATACCCACAAAGGCCCCGCGCTGCTGAACCAGCCAAAGGAAGTACCCGAAAACCTGAATTCCCCCACAGGCCGCGTTGATCTGCTGGCCTCGCTGGACGGGTTGGCGCGCGAATTGCCCAATTGCGGATCAAGCCTGCTGATTGTGTCATGGTTTGGCGATGATCTGCGCGCGGGCAGTTGCCGTGTGGAACCCAAGGTCGAATATTCCAACCGCGTGGCCCCAGCCGCGCCATGGGTTGTGGCAGGGCGCACAGCCGCGCAAACCCCGCAAGTGCCCCGCGTGGACGGGCGGCCGGTCTATGGCGGAACCCCGTCCGATGCATCCGTGCGTCAGGCGATTGCGGCGCTGAAGGCGCGCGGGCAAAAGGTGGTCTATTACCCGTTTATCCTGATGGATATTCTGCCCGGCAACACCTTGCCGGACCCGTGGTCGGACGCATCCACCCAGCCGCATTTGCCGTGGCGCGGGCGCATTACAACGTCCAAGGCCCCGGGCGAGAGCGGCAGCCCTGACGGCACGGCAGATGCGGCGGCAGAAGTGGCCGCGTTTTTCGGCACGGCGCAGGCCAGCGATTTCACCATATCAGACGGCAGTGTCAGCTATTCCGGCCCGCTTGAGTGGCGCTACCGGCGTTTTATCCTGCATCAGGCGGCGCTGTGCGCGGCGGCAGGGGGGGTGGATGCGTTTTGCATCGGGTCCGAAATGCGCGCGCTGACGCAAATTCGGGGCGCGGATAACAGCTTTCCCGCTGTCGCCGCGCTGATCGCCCTTGCGGCGGATGTCCGCGCCATCCTCGGGCCGGATGTCAAGCTGACCTATGCCGCCGACTGGTCGGAATATTTCGGCTATATCACTGCGGGCGGCGATCGGTTTTTCCATCTGGACCCGCTTTGGGCGGATGACAACATAGATTTCATCGGTATCGACAATTACATGCCCCTGTCGGACTGGCGGGACGGCACCGACCATCTGGATGCGCATTGGGGGGATGTGCATAATCTGGACTATCTGAAGGCCAATGTTGCGGGTGGCGAAGGGTATGACTGGTATTATGCCAGCGACACCGACCGCGCCGCACAAAACCGCACCCCGATTGTGGATGCGTCGGACTGGGGGGAGGATTGGATCTGGCGCACCAAGGATCTGGCAGGGTGGTGGGGCAATGACCATCATGACCGCGTGAATGGTGTGCGCAGCGCGCAACCCACCGCATGGGTGCCACGGTCCAAGCCGTTCTGGTTTACCGAATATGGCTGCGCGGCCATTGACCGGGGCACCAACCAGCCGAATGTGTTTGTCGACCCGAAATCCAGCGAAAGCGCCTTGCCCTATTTTTCGCGCGGGTGGCGCGATGATGCGATCCAGATGCAATATTTTCGCGCGATGGGCGACTACTGGGCCGATCCCGCGCATAACCCTGTATCGGAGCTGTATAACGGGCCAATGGTCGATATGTCGCGCGCGCATGCATGGGCATGGGATGCGCGGCCTTATCCGTGGTTTCCGGGCAACCGCACGCTGTGGTCGGACGGGGCGAACTGGGCGCTGGGCCATTGGTTGACGGGCCGCGCAACAGGCCAGCCGCTGGATGCGGTGATTGCCGCCATTTGCGCGGCAGCAGGCATGCCGCATGTGGATGTCACGCGGGTGCATGGCGTGGTGCGCGGGTTTGCAGCCCCCTCCACCGACAGCGCGCGTGCGATGGTGCAATCGCTGATGCTGGCCTATGGCGTGGATGTGGCAGAACGCGACGGCAAGCTGGTTTTTGCCATGCGCCATGCACGCCCGCAGGCGCGGCTGACGCGCGATGATCTGGTGCAGGGGCAGGGGGGCGATCTGACGCTGGTGCGCGCCCCGCAGGCCGATCTGACCGGGCGCATCCGGTTGGGCTATGTCGAGGAAGGCGCGGATTTCGACCTGCGGCTGGCCGAGGCGGCCTTCCCTGATGACAGTGCGTTGCGCGCGGCGGGGTCCGACCTGCCGCTTGTCATGACCGCGGGCGAGGCGCAGTTGATCGTGCAGCGCTGGCTGGCGGAATCGCGCGTGGCGCGCGATACGGCACGGTTTGCGTTGCCCCCCTCCAGCGCGCTTGGCGCGGGGGATGTGGTCGCGCTGGACACAGATGACGGGACGGATGCGGTGTCGGGGTTGTGGCGGATCGACCGCGCCATAGTGTCCGATGCGCGCGAAGTTGAAGCCACCCGCGTGGAGCCGGGCCTTTATGGCTGGGGCGATACGGGCCGCGACGGGGACATGCTGACAGGTTTTGAGGCGCCCGCGCCGGTGCAGGCGCTGTTTCTGGACCTGCCGCTGATCACCGGCGAGGAAGTGCCGCAAGCGCCGTGGCTGGCAGTGACCGCGCAGCCATGGGGCGGGGCGGTGGCAGTGCATCTTGCCGGGGCGGGGGGTGCGTTTCAGCTGGACGCGATGATCGGCGCGCCTGCGCGGGTGGGGATCACGCAAACTGCCCTTTTTGCCGCGCCCGCAGGGTTGTGGGATCGCGGCCCTGCGCTGCGGGTGCAGATGGTATCGGGCGCGTTGGAAACGCTTGCGCCGGAGGATGTGCTGTCGGGCGCGAACCTGATGGCCATAGGCACGGGTGCGGAGTGGGAGGTGTTCCAGTTTTCCGAGGCTGAACTGGTGGCGCCCGACACCTATGACCTGCGCCTGCGGTTGCGCGGCCAGCAGGGCACGGACGGGGTGATGCCGCAGGTCTGGCCGGCAGGCGCGGTTGTGGTGATGGTGGACGACCGTCTGGCGCAGCTGGGCCTGCCGCTGGATGCGCTGGGGCTGGAGCGGACCTACAGGATTGGCCCTGCCAGCCGCCCGCTGACTGATTCCAGCCATCGTGACCAAAGCGTTGTGTTCGCGGGCGTGGGGCTGCGGCCCTACCGGCCCGTGCATCTGCGCGCACAGGTGCAGGCAGGGGGCGATGTGGCACTTAGTTGGGTACGGCGCACGCGGCGTGGCGGGGATGGCTGGGGCGTGGCGGATGTGGCGCTGTCGGAGGTGGCGGAACGCTATGTGGTGCGCGTGGTGCAGGGCGGGCAGGTGCTGCGCGAACAGGTGGTGGACAGCCCCGCGTGGGCCTACGCACTGGCCGCGCAGCAGGCCGACGGGGCAGGTGCGTCATTCGGGGTCGAGGTGGCGCAACTGTCGGATGTGGTGGGGCCGGGGCCATTTGCGCGGCTGGATGTCACCCTATGA
- a CDS encoding ABC-F family ATP-binding cassette domain-containing protein has protein sequence MAQAPLLQLSGISLTFGGDPVFDGLDLVVQSGDRVALVGRNGSGKSTLLKVMAGLAEVDRGARALSPGVSVGYMEQDPDFAGFATLGAYATQALDPAEHYKVEMAAEGLDFDPDLDPALASGGERRRAALAKLLAEAPELMLLDEPTNHLDISAIGWLEARLRETRAAFVLISHDRAFLRSLTRATLWVDRGQVRRRESGFDGFEDWRDKIWADEDDARHKLNRKIKAEARWAVEGISARRKRNQGRVRALAALRDERASQIKRQGVAAMALETAAPSGKLVAELEGVNKSYDGRVILRDFSLRVMRGERVAFVGPNGVGKTTLLRLITGAEEADSGTIRRGTNLETAIFDQSRAQLDPNASLWENLTGDPLMRVSGQADQVMVRGTPKHVVGYLKEFLFDEAQARAPVRSLSGGEKARLLLARIMAQPANLLVLDEPTNDLDVETLDLLQDLLGDFDGTVLLVSHDRDFIDRVASTTLVFEGEGRVTAYAGGWSDYMAQRPDDARATGAAPPAGGTQKGKSRAKQTQSKPALSYTESYRLEKLPAEIARLEAEIAKLTDLLSDPALFTREPLKFRKATEALNERQTKLSAAEEEWLALAEKSEG, from the coding sequence ATGGCACAAGCACCCCTTCTTCAGTTATCCGGCATTTCCCTGACATTCGGCGGCGACCCCGTTTTTGACGGGCTTGACCTTGTGGTCCAGTCCGGGGACCGCGTGGCGCTGGTCGGGCGCAACGGGTCGGGAAAATCCACCCTTCTGAAAGTCATGGCCGGTCTGGCAGAGGTTGATCGCGGCGCGCGCGCCCTCTCGCCCGGTGTGTCGGTGGGCTATATGGAGCAGGACCCCGATTTTGCGGGATTTGCCACTTTGGGCGCATATGCCACGCAGGCTTTGGACCCGGCCGAGCATTACAAGGTTGAAATGGCCGCCGAAGGGCTGGATTTCGACCCCGATCTGGACCCCGCGCTTGCATCTGGCGGCGAGCGGCGCCGCGCGGCACTGGCGAAGCTGCTGGCCGAAGCGCCCGAGTTGATGCTGCTGGACGAGCCGACCAACCATCTGGATATTTCCGCCATCGGCTGGCTGGAAGCGCGGCTGCGCGAAACCCGCGCGGCGTTTGTGCTGATCAGCCATGACCGCGCCTTTTTGCGCAGTCTGACGCGCGCCACGCTATGGGTGGATCGCGGGCAGGTGCGCCGCCGCGAATCCGGTTTTGACGGGTTCGAGGACTGGCGCGACAAGATATGGGCTGATGAGGATGACGCGCGCCACAAGCTGAACCGCAAGATCAAGGCCGAAGCACGCTGGGCGGTCGAAGGGATCAGCGCGCGGCGCAAGCGCAATCAGGGGCGTGTGCGTGCGCTGGCGGCCCTGCGCGATGAACGCGCCAGCCAGATCAAGCGGCAGGGCGTGGCCGCGATGGCGCTGGAAACTGCCGCGCCGTCGGGCAAGCTGGTGGCCGAGCTGGAGGGCGTGAACAAATCCTATGACGGGCGGGTGATCCTGCGCGATTTTTCGTTGCGCGTCATGCGCGGGGAACGTGTGGCCTTTGTCGGTCCCAATGGCGTGGGCAAGACCACGCTTTTGCGCCTGATCACCGGCGCGGAAGAGGCCGACAGCGGCACCATCCGGCGCGGCACCAATCTGGAAACGGCGATATTTGACCAAAGCCGCGCGCAACTGGACCCCAATGCCAGCCTGTGGGAGAACCTGACGGGCGATCCGCTGATGCGCGTGTCCGGTCAGGCCGATCAGGTGATGGTGCGCGGCACGCCCAAGCATGTGGTGGGCTATCTGAAGGAATTTCTGTTCGATGAAGCGCAGGCGCGCGCGCCGGTGCGGTCCCTGTCGGGCGGCGAAAAGGCGCGGTTGTTGCTGGCGCGGATCATGGCGCAACCGGCCAACCTGCTGGTGCTGGATGAACCGACCAATGATCTGGATGTGGAAACGCTGGATCTGTTGCAGGATTTGCTGGGCGATTTTGACGGCACCGTGCTGTTGGTCAGCCATGACCGCGATTTCATCGACCGCGTGGCCAGCACGACACTGGTGTTTGAAGGCGAGGGGCGGGTGACGGCCTATGCCGGTGGCTGGTCCGATTACATGGCGCAGCGCCCTGATGATGCCCGCGCGACCGGCGCTGCGCCACCGGCGGGCGGCACACAGAAGGGCAAGTCCCGCGCCAAGCAGACGCAAAGCAAACCCGCGCTAAGCTATACAGAGTCTTACCGGCTGGAAAAGCTGCCTGCGGAAATTGCGCGACTGGAAGCCGAGATTGCAAAACTGACAGACTTGCTGTCCGATCCCGCCCTTTTTACCCGCGAGCCGTTGAAATTTCGCAAGGCCACCGAAGCGCTGAATGAACGCCAGACCAAGCTGTCCGCGGCCGAGGAAGAATGGCTTGCACTGGCGGAAAAATCCGAAGGGTAG
- a CDS encoding MarR family winged helix-turn-helix transcriptional regulator, with product MDHLDAARIMAADCLCFRARRAARAITRAYDAALRPTGLQATQVTLMNAITLGPDGAQPMGRLSEGLALEISTLTRNLRALEKAGLVTIGRSETDRRVRVARLTEAGKTRLANALPYWKQAHGEIVAALGTDTAAALHAALDATSQAMAAAGHVGAAYQGD from the coding sequence ATGGACCACCTTGACGCGGCGCGGATCATGGCCGCCGACTGCCTGTGCTTTCGCGCCCGGCGTGCGGCGCGGGCAATCACACGGGCCTATGACGCCGCCTTGCGCCCCACCGGGTTGCAGGCCACGCAGGTGACGCTGATGAATGCCATCACATTGGGGCCGGATGGCGCGCAGCCAATGGGGCGCCTGTCCGAAGGGCTTGCGCTGGAAATATCGACCCTTACCCGCAATCTGCGCGCGCTGGAAAAAGCGGGTCTTGTCACGATTGGCCGCAGTGAAACTGACCGGCGCGTGCGGGTTGCGCGGTTGACAGAGGCGGGCAAAACAAGGCTGGCCAATGCGCTGCCCTATTGGAAACAGGCACATGGAGAGATTGTCGCGGCACTTGGGACCGATACCGCCGCAGCCCTGCACGCAGCCCTTGACGCCACATCGCAGGCGATGGCGGCTGCCGGGCATGTGGGGGCCGCATATCAGGGCGACTGA